Part of the Sulfobacillus acidophilus DSM 10332 genome, GCCAGGGGTTCGGCTAATTGTTGCCAAAAATCGTCGGTTACCGGCCGGAGCGGTACTTCGTCGGCCAACCAGGCAGGATGCACCTCGCCGACCAGCTCTTCGGCAAAAAACAACTGCAGTCGAGGCCGTTCGGTCACCCGGCCGATGACCGCCCAAGGGACCTCCCAATGCCGTGCAATGGCAATGACCCGTTCCACTTGGGCTTCCGGCACCACCAAGAGCATGCGTTCCTGAGTTTCCGAGAGCATGATCTCATACGGTGTCATCCCGGCTTCACGCACCGGGACCTGATCAAGCCACAGTTCGGCCCCGACCCCCGAACGCGCCAGCAATTCGGCGGTCGCGGATGTCAGTCCGGCCGCCCCTAAGTCCTGCACCGCATCTAAAATGCCTTCCGCCACCGCCATTAACGTGGCTTCCATCACCAATTTACCTAAGAAGGGATCCCCGACCTGTACGGTCGGCCGCAGATCATCGTCTCCCCCGGAAAAATCGCGGGACGCCAAGAGGCTTGCCCCGTGAATGCCGTCGCGACCCGTTTTACGGCCCCAGAGCACCAACAACGAGCCCGGTTGGGCAGTGTCGGCCCCTATTTTATGGCGTGGCGACCGAATCCCGACCGCCAGCACGTTGACCAACGGATTCTTGGCATAGCCGGGACCAAACCCGATATCGCCGGTTACGGTGGGAATCCCGATTGCATTGCCGTACATTCCCACGCCCCGCACCACACCGTCTAAAAGCACCTGACTGGCCTCGTCTTCGCCAAAGCGCAGCGCGTCCGCCAGCGCGACGGGACGCGCCCCCATGGCGACGATATCGCGGATAATGCCACCGACACCGGTTGCCGCCCCTTGTTCCGGCTCTACATAGGACGGATGGTTATGACTTTCAATTTTAAACGCCACTTCCCATTCCGGGGTCAGACGGACCACCCCGGCATTGCCGCCGGGCCCGGTCACCACGTGCGGTCCCTGATGCGGGAGATGTTTTAAAAGCCCCTTGGAATTTTTGTAACTGCAATGCTCGGACCACAGCGCCCCGAAGAGCCCTAATTCTAAATCGTTGGGCGTACGCCCCATCAGCCGCAATACCTCCTGGTATTCGGCCCGGGTTAAGCCGACATCCTCCGGTTGCATTACCCTCTCTGTCCTCCTAACCACGCCCGCAAAAAGTGTTGTCCGTCCGACGAGCCTAAATAGACCGCCATAGCCCGTTCGGGATGCGGCATCAACCCGACGACGGAACCTTGGGCGATCCCGGCAATATTCTCGATCGAACCGTTGGGATTTGCTTCCGGAGTCGGTCGGCCCTCTTCATCCGTGTATTGAAACAAAAGCCCACCGGTTTGCCGCAAGCGCTCCAAATCCTCCGGCGTAGCCCAATAGGAACCTTCCCGGTGCGCAATCGGCAAGCGCCAAAGGGTACCCGCGGGAATGCCGGGAAATAGCGGGTTTTCCGAGACCACCTTGACGGTTTCCCATCCACAGCGAAATTTGCCGTCCGGATTCGTCCTCAGGGCCCCCGGCAAAAGCCCCCGTTCGGTGAGAATTTGAAATCCGTTACAAATGCCTAACACCGGCAGCCGATCATTTTCCACCCGCCGGGCTATCCCGTCCATCACGGGTGCCTCGGCCGCCAAGGCACCACTGCGGAGATAATCACCGTAAGAAAACCCGCCGGGCAGCACCACGCGATCCACGGAGCCCACATCCGGCGCAGTATACCAAACCGGCACCACCTCCACTCCCAGCGACTCCAGGGCCCAAACGGTATCCTGATCGCAATTGGATCCCGGGAAGCTGACCACGGCTACTTTCATACCGGGTCCACCTCAATCCCGAAATGCTCCATCACCGGGTTGGCCAAGAGCCGGCGGGCCATTTGTTGCCCCAGTTCGCGCGCTTCGTCGGCATCCGGCGCCTCAATTTCCACAACGATGTGTTTGCCGATCCGCACGCCGCTTACCGGATACCCTAACCGCTGCAGCACCGAAAGGGTCGCTTCGCCCGCGGGATCTAAAATTTCCGGTTTGGGCATAACTTGGACCTGCAGCCGAAATCGTGCCATTATGTCATCACCCGCTTCAAAATTTCTTGATAGGCCTCTTCGACACCGCCGAGATCGCGACGGAACCGATCCTTGTCAAGCCGTTCCCGAGTCTGGCTATCCCACAATCGGCAGGTATCCGGAGAAATCTCGTCGCCCAGCATCAGTTGCCCTTCAAACCAGCCGAATTCCAATTTGAAATCGACGAGCAAAATGCCCCGTTCCTGGAAAAACGGCCGTAGCCACTCATTTATTTGCATCGCCTGCCGGCGAATCGCCGCTAACTCTTGAGGGCTGGCCAAGTGGAGCAACCGTACATGGTCATCGTTAATCAAGGGATCGCCGAGCGCGTCGTTTTTGTAATAAAGCTCCAAGACCGGTTGATCAATCGCGGTCCCCTCCGGCAACCCCGTCCGCTGACTTAATGAGCCGGCCACCCCATTTCGGACCACCACTTCCAATCCAATCATGGTCAGTTGCCGGACTAACAGATGGCGGTCGTCCAACCGCCGAATCAAGTGGGTCGGGATATCCTTTTCCATAAGCCACTGAAAGATCCGAGCGGTCATCTGCGCATTGACGGACCCCTTGTCAGCAATCTGGCCGCGCTTCTGGCCGTTAAAAGCCGTGGCGTCGTCTTTGAACTCCATAATCAATTGGCCGGGAACCTCTGACCGGTAGACTTTTTTGGCTTTCCCCTCATACAGCAATTCCATGGCTATTCCTCCAGTCCTAACCGCTGATAGATAGCATCGATGGCCGCCAAATAGGGTTCCACCCGAAAAAGGTCCTCGAGCTCGTCGGACGACAAGCGCGCTTTGACGTCCGGATCCTCCCGAAGCCGCTCTTGAAACGATTGCCGGGGATCCGCGAGTGCGGCCATCGCATTCCGCTGAACGACCTGATATGCGTCGTCACGCGACATGCCTTGATCCACTAAAGCCAAAAGCACTTTGCCGGAAAAAATCAAGCCGCCGGTTTTTTCGATGTTTTCCCGCATCCGGTCGGCACGAATCGTCAGTCCTTCGACGATCCGAATCATCTGGTGAATCATATAATCGGCCAACGTGGTGGCATCGGGTAACATCACCCGCTCCACCGACGAATGGGAAATGTCCCGTTCATACCACAAGGGGATGTCTTCCAAAGCGGGTACCACATAGCCTCGTAGAAGGCGGGCCAACCCGGAGATTTGCTCAGACTTGATTGGATTCCGTTTATGCGGCATGGCCGACGATCCCCGTTGGCCACTGGCAAACGGTTCTTCCAGTTCCCCCACCTCGGTCCGCTGGGATAGCCGAATTTCGGTGGCCATCTTGTCGAGCGTGCCCCCTAAAATCGCCAACGCCGCAATGACTTCGGCATGGCGATCGCGTTGCAGCACTTGCGTCGACAACGGTGCCGGAGTCAAACCCAGCCGCTCGCCCACATACGCTTCGACGGCCGGCGGGATATTGGCATAGTTCCCGACCGCTCCCGAAATTTTCATCACCGCCATGCCCTGCCGCGCCCGGAGAATCCGATCGCGACTGCGGCCCAACTCGAGCCACCACAAGGCCCATTTGAGTCCATGACTGGTCGGCTCGGCATGCATGCCATGGGTCCGTCCCATCACCGGCACCCACTTATTCTCAATCGCCCGTTGCCGCACCTTTTCGATGAGCGCGTCCAATCCCTCCAAAATGATATCGAGCGCCTCGACTATCAAAGAGCTCAGGGCCGTATCCACCACATCGGTGGACGTCAATCCGAAGTGAATATATTTGGCGTCTTCCGCGTCCACGGTCTCCGCCACGGCGCTAATAAACGCCAAAACATCATGATGGTAGCGGGCTTCATAAAACTCCACCCGGGCAGGGTCCACCGTCGCCCGACGCAAACGCTGCGCGACCCCGGGCGGAATATGCCCGAGCTTTTCCCAAGCTTCCACCGCATAAATTTCGACCAATAACCAGCGTTGATAGCGGGTGAGATCCGACCACAACTCCCGTAAACGCGGTCGGGCATAGCGATCAATCACACTGTCACTCCCAATCCGAACATTCTACTTAAACCATATAGCTAACGTTCGTGTTTGTCTACCTTTCATAGCACGACATTTTGGGTTTTAGCATGAGGATGCTGACGTTTTTTATCCTCCCGGCAATAAAAAAAACCCCTGCCGGATATTCCGCAGGGGTTCGTGCTTATTCCCACTCAATCGTGCCGGGCGGCTTGGACGTGATATCGTAGACCACCCGGTTAACCGCCGGCACCTCACCGACAACCCGATTAGCAATCGCATCCAGAACCTCGGGCGGTAATCGTACCCAATCGGCCGTCATCCCGTCTAAACTTTCCACCGCCCGCACCACGAGCGGATAACCGTAGGTGCGCTGGTCTCCCATCACACCGACGGCGCGGATATCCAACAAGACAGCAAATGCCTGCCACACTTGGCGATTGAGCCCGGCCCGGTCAATTTCCTGCCGCACGATGGCATCGGCCGCCCGTACGATCGCCACTTTCTCGCGGGTCACTTCCCCGATGATACGCACCGCGAGCCCGGGACCGGGAAACGGATGCCGCCACACTAGCCGATCGGGCAATCCAAGGGCCGTGCCGATGCGCCGCACTTCGTCTTTAAATAGCCACCGAAGGGGTTCCACCACGCGAAAGCGCATATCCTCCGGCAGCCCCCCCACATTGTGATGGGATTTAATGGTGCGGGCTTGTCCACCGCCCGATTCAATCACATCGGGATAGACCGTCCCTTGGATTAAAACCTCGCGAGGCCCAAGCGCCTGTTCGGTGGCTTCAAAAGCCCGTATGAACTCCCGTCCGATAATTTTCCGTTTGGCTTCGGGGTCGGTCACCCCGGCTAAAGCCGCGAAAAATTGCTCCGAGGCATCCACGATGTGTAAATCAATCTGATCGGCAAATACGCTCCGGATCTCGTCCACTTCATCGGCCCGCATTAACCCATGATCGATAAGAACCGCCGTCAAACGATCGCCAATCGCGCGCGCCGCCAATGCGCCCGCAACCGCCGAATCGACGCCGCCCGAAAGGGCGATTAAAGCCCGGCCTTCCCCGACCTCGGCTCGGATTTGGGCCACCGCTTGATCAATCACTTCCGCCGGACGCCAATCGGGACGAAGACCGGCCACCCGGTATAAAAAGTTTTCTATCAAGCGCTGACCCTCGGGCGTATGGTGGACTTCCGGATGGTATTGCACCGCCCATAAATTTCGGGCGGGATCTCCCATTGCCGCAATCGGCGTGGTCGGGGTTGACGCCAAAACCTGAAATCCCGGTGGGGCCGACTCGACGATATCGCCATGGCTCATCCACACCGTCGACGGTGAAGACAGTCCCTCCAACAAGGGCACCATGCGCTGAATCGTCATACGGGACCGCCCATATTCTTGCCGGGCGGCCGGAATGACCCGCCCTCCCAAAAGATGCGCCATCAGTTGCATCCCGTAGCAAATCCCCAATACCGGAATACCCAACTCGAATACCGCCGGGTCCATGGTGGGCGCCCCCGGTTCAAACACGCTGGCCGGGCCACCCGACAAAATCACCGCGTCGGCCCCTTTATCCCGGATAGTCGCGGCCGGCGTATCGCCCGGCAACACTTCCGAAAAAATTTCCGCTTCCCGTACCCGTCGGGCAATCAGTTGATTATATTGGGCACCAAAATCCAACACAATGACATGCGAAGCCATGTTAACTCCTTACTAGCCGACAGACGTCACTTAAATTGCGATAGCGCTCATCGACATCCAGCCCATAGCCCACCACAAATTCGTCCGGGATTTCAAATCCTTTATAGTGCACGGGCACCGCGACTTGTCGGCGGGCCGGTTTATCTAACAAGGCACAAATCTTGACGCTCATGGCGCCGCGCGATCGCACATGGCCATAAATGTAGTTCAGTGTGAGTCCGGTGTCTACTATATCCTCGACCACAATCACATGTTTGCCGTCTAAACTGTAATCCAAATCTTTCAATATCCGAACCACACCCGAGGATTTCGTCGCATGGCCATACGACGAGACCGCCATAAAATCGACGGCTAAAGGCAAGTCGATGGCCCGCGCCAAATCGGCCACGAATACAAAAGAACCCTTTAAGATGCCAATCAAGACCAAACTTTTGTCCTGGTAATCCAGCGTAATTCGCCGCCCCAGTTGTTCCACCCGCGCCTGGATGTCTCGAGCACTTAACAAGACCTCCAGCCGCTCACCGGGTAACGTTTGCACTAATGCTTCTCCTCCGTTTCATCGTCCCGGGATAGCCGTCGAATGATTTGCGCCCGATCGCGTAAAGGATAGAGCGATCGGTGCCGAGGGGCTTCCCCATGGGCAATGCGCTTACCTTCAAAATACGCTTCGGCATCCCATTCCACTTCGGGCGTCCGGTCATCGAGCCGCTCCCGAATCGCTTTCAGGGATAGTCCGCTTTCCAAAAGACGCTTAATCTCCAATAAGCGCTCGATATCATGTTGAGAATAAAGTCGCTGGTTGCCCTCGCTGCGGCGCGGAGCCAAAAGATGCAATGTTTCGTAATACCGGATGCGCCGCTCGGTGAGTCCAGTTCGTTCCCGGACTTCCCCGATGGAGAATAATACCGGTTCACTATCGCGCATCGTGCTAACTTCCTTTCACGAAATCCTGGCCGCTCCAATGAGAATCCGGATTTTTACGCTACCATGTCATCAGCCAAAGCTCAAGGAAAAAACGGTACGTTTGGCGTCGAACATAACAACACTCGGGGAAGCAGCCGTTTTAGTCACCCCGAGTATACAATATCCCTCACATGTATCTTAACGGATTTGCGAGCCGCTTCAAAACTCCTCTCATGCGAAAATGAAGAAAAACCTCGCCGCCATTCGACGAGGTTTAGGGAGATTAGGCTTCTTCGATTCGGCTTCGTAGGTTCCGTTCGGCGATCATGCGCTCCAATCGCGCGATCTCTTGATGCGCTTGCCCCAACTTATACGACAGCTCTTGCATCTTCAATTCTTGACGTTCAATGCGGTCGTACCGCCCGCGCATTTCTTGCGTCAGCACACCCACCAAATCTTTCAGCATAAGATGCTGCGACTCGAGCATACTGGCCCACTCCATCATTTCCGGGCGAGGCGTCAACGCCAGGGGCGCCGATAGGCTGCTCCGATGACGACGTACCCGCGTCGGTGCCGGCAAATTTTCCGCCAATGAGGCCAGTTCCCGATATTCCGCACGGTTAAGCCCGACCAAGTCCTCGGTTTTCACGACGTATGGACGCCCTGCCACACCTTTTTTCCGTTCGGCCGGCAACCTTCCCTGCCGGACATCGTCACGCAATGTACTGGCTAATTCGGGCGCCAACTCCATCAATTGCGTTAGCATCACTTCCATGACTCATGCCTCCATTCCATCCAAATCGGACTGACATGGATATGATTCCCATTCATTGCCGATTTCATTCCTAGAGGTTGTCAATCCCCACTTCGGATCGATTAGGCGGGGGGATGGTCCCATTGCTTGCCCAATCCTCGAGAGCCGGGTACCGGAAACTTCGTGACCCGAACGGGCCGGATTGCGCAATGGTTTGACGTCAACGGACAAGATACCCGAAAACAAAGAATGGACCACGGCGCGGAATGACCAAAAGAAAACGCCCTGGGGTAGCCCAGGGCCTCTTGTCGCAAAGCGACTTACATCATCATGTCGTTCATGCCGCCGCCCATGTTCGGCATCGGCTCTTTCTTTTCCGGTTTGTCGGCCACCAATGCCTCGGTGGTGAGGAGCATCGCCGCAATCGACGCGGCATTTTGCAACGTGGAGCGGGTCACTTTAGCCGGGTCGACGATTCCAGCCTGTACCATGTCCACCACACGGTTGTTGGCGGCGTCGTATCCCATGGTCCCCGACTCTTTCTTCACCATTTCCACAATGACGGAGCCTTCCAATCCGGCGTTGTGGGCGATTTGGCGAATGGGTTCTTCCAAAGCCCGGCGCACGATGTTAACCCCGATCTTGTCGTCGCCTTCCACATTCAAGGCTTCCAATGCCGGAATAGCCCGCAGAAGCGCCGTGCCACCACCGGGCACAATCCCTTCTTCCACGGCCGCCCGCGTTGCCGACAAGGCGTCCTCAATGCGGAGTTTCTTTTCTTTCAACTCGACTTCGGTGGCCGCCCCGACCTGGATTACGGCCACACCACCGGAAAGTTTCGCCAACCGCTCTTGCAGTTTTTCGCGGTCGTAGTCGGACGTGGTGTCTTCGATTTGTTTCTTAATGACTTGAATCCGCTTCTTAATCTCTTCGTCTTTGCCGCGGCCGTCCACAATGGTGGTCTCTTCTTTGGCCACTTTCACCTGACGCGCTTGCCCGAGCATGTCCAGCGTGACATTTTCCAGCTTCAGGCCAATGTCTTCCGAGATGACTTGGCCGCCGGTCAAAATCGCGATATCTTCCAACATCGCCTTGCGTCGGTCACCAAATCCCGGCGCCTTCACTGCCACGGCGGTCAACGTGCCGCGCAACTTGTTGACGACCAATGTCGCCAACGCTTCCCCTTCGACGTCTTCGGCGATAATGACCAACGGCTTGCCCCGTTGCACGATTTTTTCCAAAACCGGCAACAGGTCCTGGATAGCGGAAATCTTCCGGTCGGTAATCAAGATGTAGGGGTCACTCAACACGGCTTCCATTTTTTCGGTGTCGGTAACCATGTAGGGCGAAATGTAACCCCGGTCAAATTGCATCCCTTCCACCGTCTCTAACGTGGTCCCGGTGGTCTTGGACTCTTCGACGGTGATGACGCCGTCCGCCCCGACCTTTTCCATCGCTTCGGCAATCAACCGGCCAATTTCGGCATCATTGGCCGAGATGGACGCCACCTGGGTAATGGCCTCTTTGCCCTCGATGGGTTTCGCAATTTTTTTGATTTCGGCCACGGCGGTGTTGACGGCCAATTCAATCCCCCGCTTAATGCCCATGGGGTTGGCACCGGCCGTGACATTCTTGAGCCCTTCGTGAATCATGGCCTGCGCCAATACGGTCGCCGTGGTGGTGCCGTCACCCGCAACATCCTGGGTTTTGGTCGCCACTTCCTTAACCAGCTGCGCCCCCATGGCTTCAAAGGGATCTTCCAATTCGATTTCCCGGGCAATCGTCACCCCGTCATTGGTAATTAACGGCGCGCCAAACTTCTTCTCCAATACGACATTGCGTCCCTTGGGTCCCAAGGTCACCTTCACGGCGTTGGCCAGCTTGTCAACCCCCCGTTCGAGGGCGCGACGCGCTTCTTCTTCGTAAATCATCTGCTTCGCCATGCTTTATCCTCCTTAACGATTCGATTTTCCCGCGGATCCCTTCATAATCATTCGTCCGGCTACGCCGGCACTTTAGCCGGGGCCATAACGGCCATTATGTCTGACTCCCGCAGCAGAAGATAGTCTTGGTTTTCCAGGCGTACTTTCATGCCCGCATCGGCCGCATACAAGACAACTTCGCCGACATGTACTTCTAATTGGGCTCGGGTTCCGTTTTCCAACAACCGACCACTGCCAACCGCCACCACTTCGCCTCGGCCCAGCTGATCATGCGCAGTGTCGGGCAGGACAATCCCCGCTACCGTTTTTTCTTCGACGATCGGTTTAATGATCACATGGTCGCTTAATGGACGTAGTTCCACGGTCTTCCCTCCCCTATGTGAACGGCTCTGTTAGCACTCGCTGAGCCTGAGTGCTAACAAGATTCCATGAAGGAGTTTACCCAATCTCTCCGTCTCCGTCAAATAATTCCCAGGATGGGAGATTCGGCGGAATTTGGGCCTCTCGCCCGCTTAAATCCTTCAAACACCTGATTTTAAGCGATCTCGTCACTTTTCATGTTGCGTCTTTCCTTGTGAGACGTCCAGCGCATGCGGCAAGATGGGGAGCACGACGGGCCACAACTGCTCGATGGCTTTAGGGGATCCCGGAAAATTAATTATAAGCGTCGTACGGGCCAATCCGGCCACCGCCCGTGAAATCATCCCAAACGGAGTATGCGCTAAAGAAGCCTGCCGCATGGCTTCCGGAATGCCGGGAATTTCTCGGTCAATGACCGCCCGCGTCGCCTCCGGCATCACATCCCGCGGGCCCAAACCCGTCCCTCCGGTGGTGAGAATGAGGTGAATGCCTTGGTCCACCCATTCCCTCATTTGCGAAATCAGTTGATCGGCTTCATCCGGCAAGACGCGATACGCGACGACGGTGCCGATCGCACCGGCCAACCGTTGCAAAAGCGTCCCCGACGTATCGGCCCGTATCGCCTGATAGGAGGCGTCACTGGATGTCAGCACCGCAATAGTCCGCATACCCGTCCTCCTTTGGGTTCATTCCGGTTCTGGAGGCGTTTCGGTACGACGGTATGTCCCCGACCGACCTCCCGTTTTTTCCACCAACTGAACACCCGTCATGACCATACCACGATCACGTGCTTTCAACATGTCGTAAAGCGTCAAAAGGGCAGCCGTTACCGCCGTGAGCGCCTCCATTTCCACACCGGTCGCCCAGACCGTCTCCACCGTCGCCAGCACCCGAAAACCGTCGGGCTCCGGGCTAATCTCGACCGCAACATGGGTCAACGGAACCGGATGGGCTAACGGAATCCACTCGGCGGTGCGTTTCGCGGCTTGAATAGCGGCAACCCGTGCCACGGCCAGCACATCACCTTTCGGAGCCGCGTGTTGCCGCACCAAGTTCACCACCTCGGGAGTGGTGACCAGACGGCCCTCCGCCACGGCCCGACGAGGGGTCGACGGCTTAGCGGCCACGTCGACCATGTGCACTTCCCCGGCGTCGTTCAAATGCGGAAAGTCACGATGAGGGGCCACTCGGCATCTCTCCTTTAAGATTCATCCAGCGACGGGTCGGAGTGCCGGATACCCGAGCGGCCGACCACAGCACCGGCAAAACGCCCGCCACATAACCCAGCCGGAGGCCGGTCAGGATGCCTTGATGGCTTTGGGGGACAGCCATTAAGGCAAATCCCAGCGCCACCCCGGTCAACGCCCCCCAGAAAGCCCGAGTGGAGGACCTCCGGAAAGTATACCGGGCCAATGCCCCCATGCCGATGAGCCAACCGGCCAACACCCAAAATCCGGCCCCTCGGGTAAACGGCCATAAGTAGAGCCAACCGGAAACCGCACTGATGACCATCACGCCACTTAATCCTATCGTCGACAAGCGGACCACTTTGTCACCTCACGTATAGGGTGCGCATCTCGCGCACACACTGCCTAAGGACTTTTCGGGGACCCGTAATCATCGAAAGGAGACCGACCATGCGCGCCATTTGGACCCTTCTCGCAACCTGGCTGAGCTTTTGGGGATTTCACCCGGCCAAATTCCATCACATCACGGCTCCTCTCCCGCGCATCGTCGCCTTGACGTTTGATGATGGGCCCTCGCCGGTTTATACTCCCAAAATTCTCACGATCTTAAAAGACAACAACGTGCACGCGACGTTTTTTGTACTTGGCAGCGAAGCCGAAAGGTTTCCCCAGGTGACCCGGGAGATTATTCGGCAAGGATCGGTCATTGCCAACCACGGCTATGGTCATCTCAACTTTTTTCACGCGGGCGTCCAACGCATGTGGATGGATGCCGAAAAAACCCAAAATCTCCTGCAAAAATCAGGGATTCCCACGGTCGCTTTCTATCGCCCGCCTTACGGCAACAGTAGCCCGCGGCTAATCGAAGCATTCCGGACCCATGGCTATACGACGGTCTTTTGGTCGATTGATACGCGCGATTGGGCGATGCCGTCTACCGCCACCATTATTCGCCGCACCCTCAACCAGATCCAACCCGGGGCCATCATTCTTATGCATGACGGCGGCGGCAACCGCCAGCAAACGGTTGAGGCCGTCGCCGCCATTGTTAAATTCCTCCGGGCGGACGGATATCGGTTTGTCACTCTGCCACAATATGTAAAGGAGTTGCACCTCAATCCGCCTCCGGCCCGATTGCCGCTACCTGCCGAACCGCCCCCTCAGGCGGGATAGGTGTAAAATCCGCGACCGGTTTTCCGTCCCCAATGGCCGGCATCCACCATCTGCCGCAGCAAGGGCGCGGGCCGGTACTTGGGATCGCCAAATCCCCGGTATAACACCTCTAAAATCGCCAAACAGGTGTCAAGTCCGATAAAGTCGGCCAACTGCAAGGGTCCCATAGGATGTCGCATGCCCAGTTTCATAATGGTATCGATCGCCTCGGGAGTGGCCACCCCTTCTTGCAAGGCAAAAATCGCCTCGTTAATCATGGGCATTAAAATCCGGTTGGCGATAAAGCCCGGGTAATCTTTTACCGGCACCGGCGTTTTGCCCAATTCCTCCGCCCAGGCCATGACGCGACGGGTGGTCTCCGGACTCGTTTCGGCGCCTTCAATCACTTCGACCAACTCCATCACCGGCACCGGATTCATAAAATGCATGCCGATTACCCGGTCCGGACGTCGCGTGGCGCGGGCCAACCGCGTAATACTGATGGACGACGTATTCGACGCCAATATCGCCGCATCCGGCAACGCCTGATCCAACGTTTC contains:
- a CDS encoding 3-hydroxyacyl-CoA dehydrogenase (PFAM: 3-hydroxyacyl-CoA dehydrogenase, C-terminal domain; 3-hydroxyacyl-CoA dehydrogenase, NAD binding domain~COGs: COG1250 3-hydroxyacyl-CoA dehydrogenase~InterPro IPR006176:IPR006108~KEGG: mrb:Mrub_0423 3-hydroxybutyryl-CoA dehydrogenase~PFAM: 3-hydroxyacyl-CoA dehydrogenase, NAD binding; 3-hydroxyacyl-CoA dehydrogenase, C-terminal~PRIAM: 3-hydroxybutyryl-CoA dehydrogenase~SPTR: 3-hydroxybutyryl-CoA dehydrogenase), whose amino-acid sequence is MTTLLVIGAGQMGSGIAETAIWAGWQVYLTDVASESLNRGVAGIEKRLARRGEKNPADGPRVAAARQRLTPLPPGSTWPAVDLAVEAIIEEETAKRELMETLDQALPDAAILASNTSSISITRLARATRRPDRVIGMHFMNPVPVMELVEVIEGAETSPETTRRVMAWAEELGKTPVPVKDYPGFIANRILMPMINEAIFALQEGVATPEAIDTIMKLGMRHPMGPLQLADFIGLDTCLAILEVLYRGFGDPKYRPAPLLRQMVDAGHWGRKTGRGFYTYPA